A DNA window from Rossellomorea marisflavi contains the following coding sequences:
- a CDS encoding sigma-70 family RNA polymerase sigma factor, which produces MDAKDQRLVKKAIKGNKAAFERLLQQHYERIYRTAFLYVNNEEDALDAVQEASFKAFTSIHSLKQPEYFLTWFTRIVIRCAGDLYRRKKKVVPLSDEILSNLPGHADPELEESEQLLDAIGHLREGYRTAIILFYYHDYPIKLISKMMGIPENTVKTNLSRGRAELKKFYQDEEDKCHG; this is translated from the coding sequence ATGGATGCAAAAGACCAGCGACTGGTCAAGAAGGCGATCAAGGGCAATAAGGCGGCCTTTGAGAGGCTGCTTCAGCAACATTATGAACGGATTTATCGGACGGCGTTTTTGTATGTGAATAATGAAGAGGATGCGCTGGATGCGGTGCAGGAGGCATCATTCAAGGCGTTTACATCGATTCATTCCTTGAAGCAGCCGGAGTATTTCCTTACCTGGTTCACGAGGATCGTCATTCGGTGTGCAGGCGATCTATATCGACGGAAGAAGAAAGTGGTTCCGTTGAGTGATGAGATTCTATCCAATCTGCCGGGTCACGCAGACCCAGAACTAGAAGAGTCGGAACAGCTTCTTGATGCGATCGGTCATTTACGAGAGGGTTATCGAACAGCTATTATTCTTTTCTATTATCATGATTACCCGATCAAACTGATCAGCAAGATGATGGGCATTCCGGAGAATACGGTGAAGACGAATCTGAGCAGGGGCCGAGCAGAACTGAAGAAGTTCTATCAGGATGAGGAGGACAAGTGCCATGGATAA
- a CDS encoding 3-oxoacyl-ACP synthase III family protein, whose product MMVNTGILGIGVDIPDRVVNNEELGARFGMNAADIERKTGIIERRYLSKEETLTELCERAGKRAIENAGVNAEEIDLVIIATNTHDTHITAALVQDRIGARKCAGLDLHSGCSSFITGLATAVQFVKTGMYKKSLVVAVDKCSSLLNPDDYKTSLIFGDGAAAVIVGEVPEGRGILGITMQMDGSGGHHLHLDENKHIKMNGRAVFDFAVEKFPEAVNEILAQTGHTLDDVHFIIPHQSNLRIIETSIASLGYPMEQVHTHTIRYYGNSSAPTIPIGLHKEVTEGKIKDGDLVILVGYGAGLGWGAVALRWGS is encoded by the coding sequence ATGATGGTCAACACGGGAATCCTAGGGATCGGTGTCGATATTCCCGACCGCGTGGTGAATAATGAAGAACTCGGTGCCCGCTTTGGCATGAATGCGGCCGACATCGAACGAAAGACCGGCATCATCGAGCGCCGCTACCTCAGCAAGGAAGAAACGCTCACAGAGCTGTGCGAGCGGGCCGGGAAACGGGCCATTGAGAACGCCGGCGTCAATGCAGAAGAGATCGACCTTGTCATCATCGCCACGAATACCCACGACACCCATATCACCGCCGCCCTCGTCCAGGACCGGATCGGTGCCAGGAAATGCGCCGGACTCGACCTTCACTCGGGATGTTCAAGCTTCATCACAGGGCTCGCCACCGCCGTTCAGTTCGTGAAGACCGGCATGTATAAGAAATCACTCGTCGTCGCCGTGGACAAGTGCTCCTCCCTCCTCAATCCCGATGACTATAAAACCTCCCTTATCTTCGGGGACGGCGCTGCCGCCGTCATCGTAGGAGAAGTCCCGGAAGGCAGAGGGATCCTCGGCATCACCATGCAGATGGACGGAAGCGGCGGTCACCACCTCCACTTAGACGAGAACAAACATATCAAGATGAACGGCCGGGCCGTCTTCGATTTCGCCGTCGAGAAGTTCCCGGAAGCCGTGAACGAAATCCTTGCCCAGACTGGCCACACCTTAGACGACGTCCACTTCATCATCCCGCACCAGTCCAATCTCCGCATCATCGAAACGAGCATCGCGTCCCTCGGCTACCCGATGGAACAAGTCCACACTCACACGATCCGCTACTACGGCAATTCATCCGCACCCACGATTCCCATAGGACTTCACAAGGAAGTCACCGAAGGCAAAATAAAAGACGGCGACCTCGTCATCCTCGTCGGCTACGGAGCCGGACTCGGATGGGGGGCCGTCGCCCTTCGCTGGGGGAGTTGA
- the rlmD gene encoding 23S rRNA (uracil(1939)-C(5))-methyltransferase RlmD — MNKQQSNQVRIELKQQFPLTIKRIGINGEGVGFFKRKIVFVPGALPGEEVVVEVTKVHPKFTEARVKKIRKASPQRTKAPCPVYEQCGGCQLQHLEYQGQLDAKRDILIQSLERHTKLNLDELDIRPTIGMDNPWHYRNKSQFQVGTQDGKAIAGLYSMNSNKLIDIDECIVQHPLTNKVTTEIIRIINEFKIPVYDEKQKRQIIKTIVTRVGFETGQVQVVLVTTEKKVPQKDLLVQEISKRLPEVVSIVQNINPKKTSLIFGDQTINLQGKDSIKERLDEFTYELSARAFFQLNPIQTSKLYGEAKKAAALTGNEKVVDAYCGVGTIGLWLADGAKEIRGMDVIKEGIDDAKKNAKASRVNHADYYVGSAEDLMPQWKQEGWRPDVVVVDPPRVGCDRKFLDTIKEVKPKRFVYVSCNPSTLAKDIDYLKRDYRVEYLQPVDMFPQTAHVEVVAKLTLK, encoded by the coding sequence ATGAATAAACAACAGTCAAACCAAGTACGCATCGAGTTGAAACAGCAGTTTCCTCTGACCATAAAACGAATCGGGATCAACGGGGAAGGAGTCGGCTTCTTTAAACGGAAGATCGTCTTCGTACCGGGTGCCCTGCCAGGCGAAGAAGTCGTCGTGGAAGTCACCAAGGTCCATCCGAAATTCACCGAAGCCCGCGTGAAAAAGATCCGCAAAGCGTCACCCCAGAGAACGAAAGCACCATGCCCAGTCTATGAACAATGTGGTGGATGCCAGCTTCAGCATCTTGAGTATCAAGGACAGCTGGACGCCAAACGCGATATCCTGATCCAGTCCCTCGAGCGCCACACGAAGCTCAATCTCGATGAGCTCGATATCCGCCCGACAATCGGCATGGACAATCCGTGGCACTACCGCAACAAAAGCCAGTTCCAGGTCGGTACGCAAGACGGCAAAGCCATCGCCGGCCTCTACAGCATGAATTCCAACAAGCTCATCGACATCGACGAGTGCATCGTCCAGCATCCGCTGACGAACAAGGTCACAACGGAAATCATCCGCATCATCAATGAATTCAAGATCCCGGTCTATGACGAAAAGCAGAAGCGCCAGATCATCAAGACGATCGTCACACGCGTAGGATTCGAAACGGGACAGGTCCAGGTCGTACTTGTTACAACAGAAAAGAAGGTCCCGCAAAAGGATCTCCTCGTCCAAGAAATCAGCAAGCGCCTGCCGGAAGTCGTCTCCATCGTCCAAAACATCAATCCGAAGAAGACGTCCCTGATCTTCGGTGATCAGACGATCAACCTTCAAGGTAAGGACAGCATCAAAGAACGCCTGGACGAGTTCACGTATGAACTCTCAGCCCGCGCCTTCTTCCAGCTCAACCCGATCCAGACGAGCAAGCTTTACGGCGAAGCCAAGAAAGCTGCCGCCCTAACCGGTAACGAAAAAGTCGTCGACGCGTACTGCGGCGTCGGCACCATCGGCCTCTGGCTCGCAGACGGCGCCAAAGAGATCCGCGGCATGGACGTCATCAAAGAAGGAATCGACGACGCCAAAAAGAACGCCAAAGCCTCACGGGTCAACCACGCCGACTACTACGTCGGCAGCGCCGAAGACCTCATGCCCCAATGGAAACAAGAAGGCTGGCGCCCCGACGTCGTCGTCGTCGACCCCCCAAGGGTCGGCTGCGACCGCAAATTCCTCGACACCATCAAGGAAGTCAAACCGAAGCGTTTTGTGTATGTGTCGTGTAATCCGTCCACGCTTGCGAAGGACATCGACTATTTGAAGCGTGACTATCGCGTTGAGTATTTGCAGCCGGTTGATATGTTCCCGCAGACGGCGCATGTTGAGGTAGTAGCAAAACTAACATTAAAATAA
- a CDS encoding DUF4179 domain-containing protein — translation MELAHQQAVTELDQSMTKNGVTVKLTSAYFDGVAVSITGFVDDGVEKGQNEPGEVSFDVNYGDGQGDRDAWLSDRSSTVKKVKGGYDFQWKMNYPYETIDENEILPVTIHSINGVKGEWTFDVPLQQEEIMRTALDQSHESKQDGVTFHLKEILTGKASSSLVYETVQKYKDDDVRIKKARDEDGKVYGFGNPTVLSESQEEDGYHRTIRVEMTKPASAIDSLTFYPQVDVADPKMEQLLDQDGFTLKSERLGLKLQVNEITERGNQVVLDYKLLGLPADLSKDRLELLENNLQYELLLVDQDYLDKIDPDNPFPPKHHGIRKNTVKTIEGKTAHFQSTFELDGEEPFKDFTLENTVLQFDFSSFVSAKELKPFDISVNN, via the coding sequence ATGGAACTTGCTCATCAGCAGGCCGTGACGGAGCTTGATCAGTCGATGACGAAGAACGGGGTAACGGTGAAGCTGACCAGCGCCTATTTTGACGGTGTAGCGGTATCGATTACGGGATTTGTGGATGATGGCGTGGAGAAGGGGCAGAATGAGCCCGGGGAAGTGAGCTTTGATGTCAACTACGGTGACGGGCAGGGGGATCGTGATGCGTGGTTGAGCGATCGTTCCAGTACCGTCAAGAAAGTGAAGGGCGGGTATGACTTCCAGTGGAAGATGAACTATCCGTACGAAACCATCGACGAGAATGAGATTCTTCCCGTCACGATCCATTCCATCAATGGCGTCAAAGGAGAGTGGACGTTCGACGTGCCCCTTCAGCAGGAGGAGATCATGCGGACGGCACTTGACCAGAGTCATGAGTCCAAACAGGATGGCGTCACCTTCCATCTGAAAGAAATCCTGACGGGCAAGGCGAGTTCGTCCCTTGTATATGAAACGGTTCAGAAATATAAAGACGATGATGTCCGGATTAAAAAGGCAAGGGATGAAGACGGCAAGGTATACGGTTTCGGCAATCCGACCGTACTGAGCGAGTCTCAGGAAGAAGACGGGTACCACCGGACGATTCGCGTGGAGATGACGAAACCGGCTTCGGCCATCGATTCCCTTACGTTCTATCCTCAGGTGGATGTAGCCGATCCGAAGATGGAGCAGCTGCTGGATCAAGATGGCTTCACACTCAAGAGTGAACGTCTTGGACTGAAGCTGCAGGTGAACGAAATAACAGAGCGCGGTAATCAGGTGGTCTTGGATTATAAGCTGCTCGGTCTTCCGGCAGACTTGAGTAAAGACCGACTTGAACTGCTGGAAAACAATCTTCAATATGAGCTGCTGTTAGTGGATCAGGATTATCTTGATAAGATCGATCCTGACAATCCTTTCCCGCCTAAACATCACGGTATCCGCAAAAACACAGTGAAAACGATCGAAGGGAAGACCGCTCACTTCCAATCCACATTTGAGTTGGATGGAGAAGAGCCGTTCAAGGATTTTACACTGGAGAATACGGTCCTTCAGTTTGATTTCTCCAGTTTTGTTTCGGCTAAAGAGTTGAAGCCTTTTGATATTAGCGTGAACAACTAA
- a CDS encoding GNAT family N-acetyltransferase, which translates to MTTIQSIYSNPPIFETERLLLRKIAATDLDDMFRYASDPEVTKYVLWDTHQTLEDTRQFLDYALEAYRNEEVSPWGIECKENGKFIGTIDFVSWSERHRTAEIGYTIGRPYWGKGYMTEAARELLKFGFEHMDLLRIQARCFPENIGSERVMQKLGMTYEGTLRQAMNLRGTQMDLKQYSILREEFFSNEGH; encoded by the coding sequence ATGACCACGATCCAATCCATCTACAGCAACCCGCCCATCTTCGAAACGGAGCGACTGCTCCTCAGGAAGATCGCAGCGACCGATCTTGACGATATGTTCCGGTATGCATCTGACCCCGAGGTGACGAAGTACGTGCTGTGGGATACCCATCAAACCCTTGAGGATACGCGACAGTTTCTTGATTATGCGCTGGAGGCCTACCGGAATGAGGAAGTGTCCCCGTGGGGGATCGAGTGCAAAGAGAATGGGAAATTCATCGGGACGATTGATTTTGTGTCATGGAGCGAGCGACATCGGACAGCAGAGATCGGCTATACCATCGGCCGCCCCTATTGGGGGAAAGGGTATATGACGGAAGCGGCCCGTGAACTACTGAAGTTCGGATTCGAGCATATGGACCTCCTCCGCATCCAGGCTAGGTGTTTCCCGGAAAACATCGGGTCGGAGCGGGTGATGCAGAAGCTCGGGATGACGTATGAAGGGACGCTGCGGCAGGCGATGAATCTGAGGGGGACGCAGATGGATCTGAAGCAGTATTCGATTTTGAGGGAAGAGTTCTTCTCAAACGAAGGACATTAA
- a CDS encoding NUDIX hydrolase encodes MTYVTWGGARIKLSWTESDALPDPERITSAHGFCFYEGKLLLVNLHSRGWDIPGGHLEAGETPEECFRREAMEEGYVEGDCTMLGHITVDHSENDSWTEDGPYPKIGYQVYFVMDVTNIHPFEGEHESGARLFMEPAKAPDHYKGWMPLHQDILDLAWRKIEKGR; translated from the coding sequence ATGACATATGTCACATGGGGCGGTGCGCGGATCAAGCTGTCATGGACAGAATCGGATGCCTTGCCGGATCCCGAACGCATTACAAGCGCCCACGGGTTCTGCTTTTACGAAGGGAAGCTGCTTCTCGTTAATCTCCATTCAAGAGGGTGGGATATTCCCGGAGGGCATTTGGAAGCGGGGGAGACGCCGGAAGAATGCTTCAGGCGTGAAGCCATGGAAGAAGGATATGTGGAAGGCGACTGCACGATGCTCGGTCACATCACGGTGGATCATAGTGAGAACGACTCATGGACCGAAGACGGACCGTATCCAAAGATCGGCTATCAGGTGTATTTCGTCATGGATGTCACGAACATCCATCCGTTTGAAGGGGAGCATGAGTCAGGTGCGCGCCTTTTCATGGAACCTGCGAAGGCACCGGATCATTATAAAGGGTGGATGCCGTTGCATCAGGATATATTGGATCTTGCATGGAGAAAAATAGAGAAAGGGAGATGA
- a CDS encoding HD domain-containing protein, with protein sequence MGEMKEAWWKRAHYLGESDLISLEKAFEFASRAHDGQKRATGEPYMTHPVAVCSILMEEQADLPTLMSALLHDVVEDTDVTIDEVEKQFGQEVSRIVDGLTKVERGMMSKEEHHATNMQKLLSATADDVRVAVVKIADRLHNMRTLDVKPVEKQIPYANEALIFFAPLPESSD encoded by the coding sequence ATGGGTGAGATGAAGGAAGCTTGGTGGAAGCGGGCACACTATCTGGGCGAAAGTGACTTGATTTCTTTAGAGAAGGCATTTGAATTTGCATCCCGGGCCCACGACGGTCAGAAGCGGGCGACAGGAGAACCGTATATGACGCATCCGGTAGCGGTCTGTTCGATCCTGATGGAGGAACAAGCAGACCTCCCTACCCTTATGTCTGCCCTGCTTCATGATGTGGTCGAAGATACGGACGTGACGATCGATGAAGTGGAGAAGCAGTTCGGACAGGAAGTCTCAAGGATCGTGGATGGCTTGACCAAGGTGGAGAGGGGAATGATGAGCAAGGAAGAACATCACGCCACCAATATGCAGAAGCTTCTCTCTGCTACAGCGGATGACGTCAGGGTCGCCGTGGTGAAGATTGCCGACCGACTCCATAATATGAGGACCCTTGACGTCAAACCGGTAGAGAAACAGATCCCGTATGCGAATGAGGCCTTGATCTTCTTCGCCCCCTTGCCGGAAAGCTCGGACTGA
- a CDS encoding histidine phosphatase family protein, which translates to MNTIIYLIRHGDSPKTGEVERLRGLSEKGQADAGRVTELLKDEGIDVFVSSPYKRAVLTIEELATLSGKDILLYEELRERMFSSGVNRMADAELYPLLEESFKDPHYSLPGAESNADCQVRAVEVIKELLSRYQGRKIAVGTHGAVMTLMMQHFDERVGLDFLLGTSKPDIYKLTFDGEQLIEVERMWDPVPRTS; encoded by the coding sequence ATGAATACCATCATCTATTTGATCAGACATGGCGATTCCCCGAAGACGGGAGAAGTCGAACGCCTCAGGGGGCTGAGCGAAAAAGGACAGGCAGACGCCGGACGGGTGACGGAGCTCCTGAAGGACGAGGGGATCGATGTATTCGTCTCCAGTCCGTATAAGCGGGCCGTCCTGACGATCGAGGAGCTGGCTACCCTGTCTGGAAAAGACATACTGCTCTATGAGGAATTGAGAGAAAGAATGTTTTCTTCCGGGGTGAACCGGATGGCTGATGCGGAGCTGTATCCCCTCCTTGAGGAGTCGTTTAAGGATCCCCATTACTCCCTGCCTGGTGCAGAGTCGAATGCCGACTGTCAGGTGCGGGCCGTTGAGGTCATCAAAGAGCTATTGTCCCGTTATCAAGGCCGCAAGATTGCCGTTGGTACCCACGGGGCAGTGATGACGCTCATGATGCAGCACTTTGACGAGAGGGTTGGACTGGACTTCCTGCTGGGGACATCGAAGCCTGATATTTACAAACTGACCTTTGACGGGGAACAGCTGATTGAGGTAGAGAGAATGTGGGATCCCGTCCCACGTACAAGCTGA
- a CDS encoding cytidine deaminase, translated as MTTEQQLYEAAIDLINTRYPTGWGGAAAMMTKGGRLLTSVAPEVINASTELCMETGAILEAHKFADEVTHTICVAREDEHAPYQILTPCGVCQERLFYWGPQVKAGIYTADGHVEFKRLDEIQPYHWYQAYRGE; from the coding sequence ATGACAACCGAACAACAACTATACGAAGCAGCCATCGACCTCATCAACACCCGCTACCCCACCGGATGGGGCGGGGCAGCGGCGATGATGACGAAGGGCGGGCGCTTGTTGACGAGCGTGGCTCCTGAGGTGATCAATGCGTCGACGGAGCTTTGCATGGAGACGGGCGCAATCCTAGAAGCGCATAAGTTTGCCGATGAGGTGACGCATACGATCTGTGTGGCCCGTGAGGATGAGCATGCACCGTATCAGATCCTGACTCCATGCGGGGTATGCCAGGAGCGTTTGTTTTACTGGGGACCCCAGGTGAAGGCCGGGATCTATACGGCAGACGGGCATGTAGAGTTCAAGCGACTGGATGAGATCCAGCCGTATCATTGGTATCAGGCGTATCGCGGGGAGTGA
- a CDS encoding NUDIX hydrolase — protein sequence MMSETTELPIRRSGIAAVLVKKVDGEDRVLLLKRASRTLNGAWCYIGGGIEPGEKAWQAAKREIWEETGIDIRTLYTGNTFDQFYSPATNDIYMAPVFVGFLEDDQDVMLNREHSEFEWLRFPDAMERATLPGNDVVLAFVEKHFVKKAPVEWLRIELAGQVMGDY from the coding sequence ATGATGAGTGAAACGACGGAGCTACCTATACGCCGCAGCGGGATTGCGGCTGTTCTAGTAAAGAAAGTGGATGGAGAGGATCGCGTGCTCCTTCTGAAGAGGGCATCCCGGACCTTGAATGGAGCGTGGTGCTACATCGGCGGCGGAATCGAGCCGGGTGAAAAGGCATGGCAGGCGGCCAAGCGCGAAATCTGGGAAGAGACGGGGATCGACATCCGGACGTTGTATACAGGGAACACATTCGATCAGTTCTACTCCCCTGCAACGAATGACATTTACATGGCGCCGGTGTTCGTCGGGTTTTTGGAGGACGATCAGGACGTGATGCTGAACAGGGAGCATAGTGAGTTTGAGTGGCTCCGTTTCCCCGATGCTATGGAGCGGGCGACGCTGCCCGGGAATGATGTGGTGCTCGCGTTTGTAGAGAAGCATTTTGTGAAGAAGGCACCTGTGGAGTGGTTGAGGATTGAGTTGGCCGGGCAGGTGATGGGAGATTACTAG
- a CDS encoding DUF4179 domain-containing protein codes for MDNKQVKSAIDQIPVPKEKVFSAISEGLNQARPKKKRKVATGLTAAVALVGITLGSGFVNPTMNSVLASAPLIGGSSSSSMIKLEWNLLISRP; via the coding sequence ATGGATAACAAGCAGGTGAAATCAGCGATTGATCAGATTCCTGTGCCGAAGGAGAAGGTGTTCAGTGCCATTTCGGAAGGGTTGAACCAAGCCCGGCCAAAGAAGAAGCGAAAGGTAGCGACCGGGTTGACGGCTGCAGTGGCTCTTGTGGGGATCACGCTCGGGTCAGGGTTCGTGAATCCGACGATGAACAGCGTGTTGGCCAGTGCGCCGCTCATCGGGGGATCTTCCAGCAGTTCAATGATAAAACTGGAATGGAACTTGCTCATCAGCAGGCCGTGA
- a CDS encoding DUF2085 domain-containing protein: MDLTAHLKSTLYGFFRTVPCHRREERCFHIGGEAIPICSRCLFILIGMLFLPLFLVYPLPIYIGFVLQVPMVLDGWTQLKRWRTSTNALRSATGLMSGLGLSMGIAGFFWNIIAWLP, from the coding sequence GTGGATTTGACTGCACACCTTAAATCCACGCTCTACGGGTTCTTCCGCACGGTGCCCTGTCATCGGAGGGAAGAGCGATGTTTTCATATCGGAGGGGAGGCCATACCGATCTGTTCCAGATGCCTGTTCATCCTGATCGGCATGCTGTTTCTCCCCCTGTTCCTGGTATACCCCCTGCCCATCTACATCGGGTTTGTCCTGCAGGTTCCCATGGTGCTGGATGGGTGGACTCAGCTCAAACGGTGGAGAACCAGTACCAATGCCCTTAGGAGTGCAACGGGTTTGATGAGCGGGTTGGGGCTATCCATGGGGATAGCAGGATTTTTTTGGAACATCATTGCATGGTTGCCGTAA
- a CDS encoding SDR family NAD(P)-dependent oxidoreductase → MKPLQNTIAVVTGASRGAGRGIAYELGEAGATVYVTGRSIHGSTTDNRPETIEETAAGVTARGGKGIAVRCDHTDSTDVRRLFEGIKDQHGRIDLLVNSVFGGSESSLPRAGGRRFWERPEEHWDAMMNAGAHAYVLTARDAVPLMIPQQKGLIINITAQLNDTISGNLYYDLAMNAVNRMTLVMAKELKEYNVSAVALCPGWMRTERVVDSGFGPEDGATETTAYVGRAVVALAMDAHVASLSGRPIEVAELACTYGFTDVDGTRPFTH, encoded by the coding sequence ATGAAACCACTACAAAACACCATCGCCGTCGTCACCGGTGCATCCCGCGGAGCAGGCAGGGGCATCGCCTACGAGCTCGGCGAAGCTGGGGCCACTGTCTATGTAACGGGACGAAGCATCCACGGATCTACAACCGACAACCGACCGGAAACAATCGAAGAAACGGCCGCAGGGGTCACGGCACGCGGCGGGAAGGGGATCGCCGTTCGCTGTGATCATACCGACTCAACCGATGTCCGGCGTTTATTCGAAGGTATCAAAGACCAACACGGCCGCATCGATCTTCTCGTCAACAGCGTGTTCGGCGGTTCGGAAAGCTCGCTTCCCCGTGCAGGAGGCAGGCGCTTCTGGGAGCGGCCGGAGGAACACTGGGATGCGATGATGAATGCGGGTGCCCATGCCTACGTCCTCACTGCCCGGGATGCCGTGCCCCTCATGATCCCGCAGCAAAAAGGACTGATCATCAACATCACCGCCCAGCTGAACGATACGATCTCAGGCAACTTGTACTATGATCTTGCCATGAATGCCGTCAACCGGATGACCTTGGTGATGGCGAAGGAACTGAAGGAATACAATGTGTCGGCGGTGGCGCTGTGCCCCGGTTGGATGAGGACGGAAAGGGTCGTCGATTCGGGATTCGGACCTGAGGACGGGGCGACGGAAACCACCGCCTATGTTGGGCGCGCAGTTGTCGCATTGGCTATGGATGCCCATGTTGCATCTCTATCCGGAAGACCCATTGAGGTCGCTGAATTGGCATGTACATATGGATTTACCGATGTTGACGGAACCCGCCCCTTTACCCATTGA
- a CDS encoding DNA-3-methyladenine glycosylase family protein, translating to MSETRIEVPGPYDFDRVLERLSIDPLHAVDREARLVKVPYYPTGEVITVKGVGTKDEPAFVLSFTEDEQLEEKEAHIARIFQWHTGLHEVQAHFLATDLKPIFEEHVGTPIVLDFNPFATIVKSIIHQQLNLKFAFTLTHRFVTRYGTEKDGVWFYPSPEKIATLTVDELRELQFSQRKAEYVIGVGEKVASGELNLEELARESDEVIIKELTKIRGIGPWTAQSFLLFGLGRPNLFPMADIGIQNAIKKLFGMEQKPTREEMERLSAAWDPYLSYASLYLWRSIE from the coding sequence ATGAGTGAAACGAGGATCGAGGTACCGGGGCCGTATGACTTCGACCGCGTGCTGGAGCGGCTGTCCATCGACCCGCTCCATGCCGTGGATCGAGAGGCACGACTTGTAAAGGTCCCGTATTATCCGACAGGGGAAGTCATCACGGTCAAAGGCGTTGGGACAAAGGATGAGCCTGCGTTCGTCCTATCATTTACGGAAGATGAACAGTTGGAAGAAAAAGAGGCCCATATCGCCCGCATCTTCCAGTGGCACACGGGACTTCATGAGGTCCAAGCCCACTTTCTCGCAACGGATCTGAAGCCGATCTTCGAGGAGCATGTCGGTACGCCGATCGTTCTTGATTTCAATCCATTTGCCACCATCGTGAAGAGCATCATCCATCAGCAGCTCAATCTGAAGTTCGCCTTCACCCTGACCCACCGTTTCGTTACCCGCTATGGGACCGAGAAGGATGGCGTCTGGTTCTATCCGTCACCGGAGAAGATTGCGACCCTCACTGTGGACGAACTGCGGGAGCTGCAATTTTCCCAGCGGAAGGCAGAGTATGTGATCGGCGTCGGAGAGAAGGTGGCAAGCGGAGAGCTCAACCTCGAAGAACTTGCCCGTGAGTCCGATGAAGTCATCATCAAGGAGCTTACGAAGATCCGCGGCATCGGACCGTGGACGGCCCAGAGCTTCCTCCTCTTTGGACTCGGACGGCCGAATCTGTTCCCCATGGCGGATATCGGCATCCAGAACGCCATCAAGAAGCTGTTCGGGATGGAACAGAAGCCGACGCGCGAGGAAATGGAGCGCTTGAGCGCCGCATGGGACCCTTACCTGAGCTATGCCTCCCTGTATCTGTGGAGAAGTATTGAGTAG